A window from Podospora bellae-mahoneyi strain CBS 112042 chromosome 1 map unlocalized CBS112042p_1, whole genome shotgun sequence encodes these proteins:
- the ucp10 gene encoding UBX domain-containing protein 10 (BUSCO:EOG09262E4T; COG:T; EggNog:ENOG503NUGG) gives MADGVGFDLGQLSSQQQEALQQYTDVTGQEIKDAVPLLERSQWNVQIAIAKFFDGDGPDLVAEAQAAQDNPPPAAARYENLHESFLDADDDRPRRTRSPRTEAAPRVVPQQPVSIRPRGLLSILLTPFSTTWSLTRGVLGVFGRIISFFFAFLPASFRPRYLGTTIRGLGQAHGRTAALPQEAARRFRREFEEAYGTHGLVFFEGGHAQALDTAKRELKFFLMVLISPEHDDTDSFIRNTLLSPDVVSYISDPSNNIILWGGNVADPEAHQVANEYACLKYPFSCMVCLTPKEGSTRMGIVKRLVGPMTPAAYLSGLQDAITKYSPDLNGVRAERAAQEHARNLRNEQDSAYERSLARDRERARQKREAEAAAAAAEKRALEEAERAARQEELRRQWRNWRATTVAPEPDTKDAVRLALNMPASAGGGRVIRRFASDTTLEELYAFVECYGLLQEGPLNEKAAEPEGYEHKYGFQVASVLPRETLHPSKTITIGQKMGRGGSLVVEDLIDEDEEE, from the exons ATGGCGGACGGCGTTGGATTTGATCTGGGCCAGCTctcctcccagcagcaggaggctCTTCAGCAATACACCGATGTCACAGGCCAAGAAATCAAGGATGCGGTGCCCTTGTTGGAGAGGTCACAGTGGAATGTCCAA ATAGCTATCGCCAAATTCTTTGACGGTGACGGGCCCGACCTGGTTGCTGAGGCCCAGGCTGCACAGGATAATCCTCCGCCAGCCGCGGCAAGATATGAGAACTTACACGAGAGCTTCCTGGATGCCGACGATGATAGGCCGAGACGAACGAGGTCCCCAAGAACAGAAGCTGCCCCACGAGTGGTGCCGCAGCAGCCGGTTAGCATCCGGCCCCGAGGACTACTGTCGATTCTTTTGACGCCATTTTCAACCACATGGAGCTTGACGAGAGGTGTATTGGGTGTTTTTGGCCGGATCATCTCGTTCTTCTTCGCATTCCTACCTGCCTCGTTCCGGCCACGATACCTGGGTACGACCATCAGGGGCCTGGGCCAGGCTCATGGACGGACTGCGGCATTGCCACAGGAGGCAGCCAGGAGGTTTCGGCgcgagtttgaggaggcaTACGGCACTCACGGCCTCGTGTTCTTCGAGGGAGGCCATGCCCAAGCTCTGGACACGGCAAAGAGGGAGCTCAAGTTTTTCctgatggtgttgatatcACCCGAGCATGACGACACCGACTCCTTTATTCGAAACACACTCCTCAGCCCCGATGTTGTCAGCTACATCTCGGATccctccaacaacatcatccttTGGGGAGGAAACGTGGCCGACCCCGAAGCCCATCAGGTGGCCAACGAGTATGCCTGTCTCAAATACCCCTTTTCGTGCATGGTATGCCTCACCCCCAAGGAGGGCAGCACAAGGATGGGGATTGTCAAGCGTCTGGTCGGACCCATGACGCCAGCCGCTTACCTTTCTGGGCTCCAGGATGCGATTACGAAGTACTCTCCCGATCTTAACGGCGTGCGGGCTGAGAGGGCGGCCCAGGAACATGCCCGAAATCTGAGGAATGAGCAGGACTCTGCATACGAGAGGTCGCTAGCCCGTGACCGCGAGCGAGCCCGACAAAAGCGCGAGGCTgaggcggcagcggcagcggctgAGAAGCGTGCTCTGGAAGAAGCCGAAAGGGCAGCCCGACAGGAGGAGCTACGGAGGCAGTGGAGAAATTGGCGGGCCACGACCGTTGCGCCGGAGCCGGACACGAAGGATGCTGTCAGGTTGGCTCTCAACATGCCGGCTTCCGCTGGGGGCGGGCGGGTCATCCGCAGATTTGCCAGCGACACCACATTGGAGGAACTGTATGCGTTTGTGGAGTGTTATGGCCTTCTACAAGAAGGACCTCTGAATGAGAAGGCGGCTGAGCCAGAGGGGTACGAGCACAAGTATGGCTTCCAAGTTGCATCGGTGCTACCACGGGagaccctccaccccagTAAGACAATCACGATTGGGCAAAAGATGGGCCGGGGCGGAAGTCTTGTGGTGGAAGATTTAATagacgaagatgaagaagagtag
- a CDS encoding uncharacterized protein (EggNog:ENOG503NWIB; COG:S) gives MMKNFSMNKVLGTIKKRNTSDSTTDIPAVVDPATEQPQDTAARCVKAFCESRGSSTGDDVIYLPAIVEAAVASPVAATESARLIRKFLSRDYWSRPACQYNAIMLIRILSDNPGPGFTRNFDKKFVDVCKDLLRAGRDSSVRQLLMETLDTFETSKGYDEGLNLIIAMWQKEKRKAYEAYSTTPSTYAIPRNHNVPPYPQQYPQQFPSQYPQPPHHHSHHHSSSRSSRHRLPDPIELANRLEEARTSAKLLEQLVASTPTQEVLANDLIKEFSERCTGASKSIQGYMSCENPAPDNDTMESLIDTNEQLQQALNQHHRAVLQAKKHLGEARSDNNTPVSPSGQQDQPPVPPRKPMGSGYGGNGFGVAGGAGFGPSGSSSRSNSNGKGKASAEPSYRTNNPNPAYGPSASMAGPSRSNTGTPAQQEEDPFRDPEPRLSTNNRRVSEDETPRLGYEPFHPGFGGGGAGNGSAGEQVGAGPSSKKDKDVEPVTPISDATEEQEDAYTRAARERPTAGGSGSEQVVKDPGPLYRY, from the exons ATGATGAAGAATTTCAGTATGAACAAGGTGCTGGGCACCATAAAGAAGAGGAATA CCTCGGACAGCACCACCGACATCCCAGCCGTTGTAGATCCCGCAACTGAACAGCCCCAAGACACTGCTGCGCGCTGTGTG AAAGCCTTTTGCGAATCAAGAGGAAGCTCCACG GGCGACGATGTCATCTACCTACCTGCTATCGTCGAAGCCGCCGTTGCCTCGCCTGTCGCAGCGACCGAGTCCGCCCGATTGATCCGCAAGTTCCTGAGCCGCGACTACTGGAGCAGACCGGCGTGCCAGTACAATGCCATCATGCTCATCCGCATCCTCTCCGACAACCCCGGCCCTGGGTTCACCAGAAACTTCGACAAGAAGTTCGTCGATGTTTGCAAGGATTTGTTACGCGCCGGTCGCGATTCCAGCGTTAGGCAGCTGTTGATGGAGACATTGGACACGTTCGAGACATCCAAGGGGTACGACGAGGGGCTGaacctcatcatcgccatgtggcagaaggaaaagaggaagGCCTACGAAGCATACTCA accacaccatccacctACGCCATCCCCCGCAACCACAACGTGCCCCCCTACCCCCAGCAGTACCCCCAACAATTCCCTTCGCAatacccccaaccccctcaccaccacagccaccaccactcctctTCCCGATCCAgtcgccaccgcctccccgaCCCCATCGAACTCGCCAATCGCCTCGAGGAAGCCCGCACCTCAGCCAAGCTCCTCGAACAGCTCGTCGCCTCCACGCCCACCCAAGAAGTCCTCGCCAACGACCTCATCAAGGAGTTCTCCGAGCGCTGCACCGGCGCCAGCAAGTCCATCCAGGGGTACATGTCCTGCGAGAACCCCGCACCGGACAACGACACGATGGAGTCCCTCATCGACACCAACGAGCAGCTCCAGCAAGCCctcaaccagcaccaccgcgCTGTCCTCCAAGCCAAGAAACACCTCGGCGAGGCCAGATcggacaacaacacccccgtTTCCCCCTCGGGCCAACAAGACCAACCCCCTGTCCCACCCAGAAAACCAATGGGGAGTGGCTATGGTGGGAACGGGTTTGGGGTAGCAGGCGGCGCGGGGTTTGGACCGTCAGGGTCGAGTTCAAGAAGCAACAGCaatggaaaggggaaggCATCTGCCGAACCGTCGTACCGGACGAATAACCCCAACCCGGCGTATGGACCTTCGGCGAGTATGGCTGGGCCGTCGAGGTCGAATACGGGTACTCCTgcgcagcaggaggaggatccgTTCCGTGATCCTGAGCCGAGACTCTCGACGAACAATAGGAGAGTCAGCGAGGATGAGACGCCTAGGTTGGGGTATGAGCCTTTTCATCccgggtttggagggggaggggcagggaaCGGGAGTGCAGGGGAGCAGGTAGGGGCAGGGCCGTCGTcgaagaaggacaaggatgTTGAGCCGGTGACGCCCATATCGGATGCgacggaggagcaggaggatgcGTACACCCGGGCCgcgagggagaggccgacagctggggggagtgggagtgagCAGGTGGTGAAGGACCCGGGGCCGCTGTACAGGTACTAG
- a CDS encoding uncharacterized protein (EggNog:ENOG503PB0P; COG:S) — translation MTSVHHGNNLIGDSIEHDVHPDRVAVMIRDNLPELQSILFSFTSRVTGRSWMLTTVLQPPASTSRRPRVQMLGLPLMRADSCDYISSIPRRHLTWLSVTGPGSFVTVNMLKQRLMQTRGLETLHLRNFAERSFEFVSNERLPALLELVLESYDWRHSLAESTNNWDFSRLKVLMLFSVKHLTSLFRVISQVPHRLETLVFDMEWGPEVIPSLQTLCACPCLHTVVVRLPPKLPTTDTDLLQQLQIPLKEAHDNLAYKLAAGIIHLLLRSRLGNTKWQDIYVLFGGWKMWDNAGLHPGYYFKYIGPVSEGMHIENLNKFDMQALLATVARMTGAGAEGATTLDDAKKKKARRPPPVGQSGDRMGFYHEVYGLRSLLASKPLDRISLSF, via the exons ATGACATCGGTTCATCATGGCAACAATCTGATAGGGGACAGTATAGAACACGATGTCCATCCTGATAGGGTTGCTGTGATGATTAGGGACAACCTCCCCGAGCTTCAAAGCATTCTCTTCTCATTCACCAGCAGAGTT ACAGGCCGCTCATGGATGCTTACAACAGTTCTTCAGCCACCTGCTTCGACGTCTCGTCGGCCCAGGGTGCAAATGCTGGGGCTTCCACTTATGCGGGCCGACAGTTGCGACTACATCAGCTCCATTCCCAGGAGGCATCTCACTTGGTTGAGCGTGACCGGACCGGGATCGTTTGTCACCGTCAACATGTTGAAGCAACGGCTCATGCAGACACGGGGTCTGGAAACACTCCATCTGCGCAATTTTGCCGAGCGTTCCTTCGAGTTCGTGAGCAATGAGAGATTGCCAGCCCTTCTGGAGCTGGTTCTTGAGAGCTATGACTGGCGACACTCTCTGGCAGAGAGCACCAACAACTGGGACTTTTCTCGACTCAAGGTCCTCATGCTATTCTCGGTCAAGCATCTGACGAGCCTGTTCAGAGTCATCTCGCAAGTCCCGCACCGTTTGGAGACGTTGGTTTTCGACATGGAATGGGGCCCTGAAGTCATACCGAGTCTTCAAACGCTTTGCGCATGTCCCTGTCTACACACGGTTGTGGTCCGCCTTCCGCCCAAGCTGCCAACCACCGACACAgaccttctccaacagctccagATACCCCTCAAGGAGGCCCACGACAACCTCGCGTATAAGCTGGCCGCGGgcatcatccacctcctgctCCGATCTAGACTCGGCAATACCAAGTGGCAAGACATCTATGTCCTGTTCGGGGGGTGGAAGATGTGGGATAACGCCGGGCTGCATCCAGGCTACTACTTCAAGTACATCGGCCCCGTCAGTGAAGGGATGCACATTGAAAACCTCAACAAATTCGACATGCAGGCGTTGTTGGCAACAGTGGCCAGAATGACGGGTGCTGGAGCAGAGGGTGCCACAACGCTGGACGAcgcaaaaaagaagaaggcaagACGTCCCCCGCCTGTCGGGCAGAGTGGTGACAGGATGGGATTCTATCACGAGGTGTATGGTTTGCGCTCCTTGTTGGCATCGAAGCCGTTGGATAGGAtttctttgtctttttgA
- a CDS encoding uncharacterized protein (EggNog:ENOG503P81F): MSRPPQALLRLPPKRAFTAFTTSAPHLKSQPYGKSSTRQQTQGKADPKSATDGKPEPAPRWKRLIWTGAFAATAFTGSIYGAGLKTQREWNEEKQKVKELTTDEKVAMLENSRGELWKQKVSLEQKLGEVRRRMEKEEEGVPK; this comes from the exons ATGTCCCGACCACCACAGGCCCTCCTTCGACTGCCCCCCAAACGAGCCTTCACAGCCTTCACAACCTCAGCCCCCCACCTCAAATCCCAACCCTACGGCAAATCTTCCACGCGGCAGCAAACCCAAGGAAAAGCCGATCCAAAGTCGGCAACAGACGGGAAACCCGAGCCAGCACCCCGCTGGAAACGCCTCATCTGGACCGGCGCCTTCGCCGCGACGGCATTCACCGGGTCCATCTACGGCGCCGGGTTGAAGACGCAGAGGGAGTGGAACGAG GAAAAACAAaaggtcaaggagctcaCCACCGACGAAAAAGTGGCCATGCTCGAAAACTCAAGGGGGGAGCTCTGGAAGCAAAAGGTGTCGCTGGAGCagaagctgggggaggtgaggaggaggatggagaaggaggaggaaggtgtgcCGAAatag
- the SHB17 gene encoding Sedoheptulose 1,7-bisphosphatase (COG:G; EggNog:ENOG503P0AY) has product MTPRVFIIRHGETTWSLSGKHTSTTNIPLTASGEKRVLATGRALVGNDRLIVPSKLSHIYVSPRLRAQRTLELLNIAYQSRTPLLSPAREGGIPCQAEVEVTEDVREWDYGDYEGITSPEINRIRKEQGLDDGRKWDIWRDGCPGGESPADVTARLDRLIKDIREKWHRPVMEGENVGEGKKGDVLIVAHGHILRAFAQRWAGKELHDGPTFLLEAGGVGTLSYEHHNINEPAILLGGAFVVGDD; this is encoded by the exons ATGACCCCCCGCGTCTTCATAATCCGCCACGGCGAAACCACCTGGTCCCTCTCCGGCAAGCAcacctccacaaccaacaTCCCTCTCACCGCCTCGGGCGAGAAGCGCGTCCTAGCCACCGGCCGCGCCCTCGTCGGCAACGACCGTCTCATCGTcccctccaagctctcccaCATCTATGTCTCCCCTCGCCTCCGCGCCCAGCGCACGTTGGAGCTCTTGAATATTGCTTACCAGTCGCGCACCCCTCTTCTGAGCCCGGCTCGGGAAGGGGGTATCCCCTGTCaagctgaggttgaggtcaCGGAGGACGTCAGAGAGTGGGATTACGGCGACTATGAGGGgatcacctcccccgagaTCAACAGGATTAGAAAGGAGCaggggttggatgatgggaggaagtGGGATATCTGGCGAGATGGGTGTCCTGGTGGGGA GAGCCCAGCGGATGTTACTGCTAGGCTAGATAGGCTGATCAAGGACATCAGGGAGAAATGGCATCGTCCAGTGATGGAGGGCGAGAATGTCGgcgaggggaagaagggcgaCGTCCTGATCGTTGCACATGGGCACATACTCCGAGCTTTTGCCCAGAGGTGGGCGGGAAAGGAACTCCATGACGGGCCAACGTTTTTGCTTGAGGCAGGAGGTGTCGGGACGCTGAG TTATGAGCACCACAATATCAACGAACCTGCCATTCTACTTGGTGGTGCATTTGTCGTCGGGGACGATTG A